One part of the Sarcophilus harrisii chromosome 5, mSarHar1.11, whole genome shotgun sequence genome encodes these proteins:
- the ZC3H10 gene encoding zinc finger CCCH domain-containing protein 10, with amino-acid sequence MPDRDSYTNGTGSSNGGSGGGGNEETSGAGAGANSGSSDAICRDFLRNVCKRGKRCRYRHPDMSEVSNLGVSKNEFIFCHDFQNKECSRLNCRFIHGSKEDEDGYKKTGELPPRLRQKVAAGLGLSPADLPNGKEEVPICRDFLKGDCQRGAKCKFRHLQRDFEFEARGGGGTSGGGSAGPAPTSRRHDLYDTYDLSDRGFEDHEPCPKRRRGGGGCPQDGSHFETFEYSLAPPRGLECRLLEEENAMLRKRVEELKKQVNNLLATNEVLLEQNAQFRNQAKVMTLSSTAPATEQTLAPSVGTVTNYNHGIAQTHTTLSSQALQPRPVSQQELVAPTGAPAAPPTNAAPPTAPPPPHLNPEITPLSAALAQTIAQGMAPPPVSMAPVAVSVAPVAVSMAQPLAGITMSHTTTPMVTYPIASQSMRITAMPH; translated from the coding sequence ATGCCTGACCGAGACAGCTATACCAATGGCACAGGGAGCAGTAATGGAGGCTCTGGAGGTGGTGGCAATGAGGAGACCAGTGGAGCTGGGGCAGGAGCTAATTCAGGCAGCTCTGATGCTATCTGCCGAGACTTTCTGAGGAACGTGTGTAAGCGGGGCAAACGCTGCCGCTACCGTCACCCGGATATGAGTGAAGTCTCCAACTTGGGTGTGAGCAAGAATGAATTCATCTTTTGCCATGACTTCCAGAACAAAGAGTGCAGTCGCCTGAACTGCCGCTTTATCCATGGCTCCAAGGAGGATGAGGATGGCTACAAGAAGACAGGTGAACTCCCCCCAAGGCTAAGGCAGAAGGTGGCAGCTGGCTTGGGCCTTTCCCCAGCTGACCTCCCCAATGGCAAAGAGGAGGTTCCTATCTGCCGGGACTTTCTCAAAGGGGATTGTCAGCGTGGAGCCAAATGCAAATTCCGCCATCTGCAGCGGGATTTTGAATTTGAAGCTCGGGGTGGGGGGGGTACCAGTGGAGGAGGGTCTGCAGGTCCAGCACCCACCAGCCGTCGCCATGATCTTTATGACACATATGACCTTTCGGACCGGGGTTTTGAGGATCATGAGCCATGCCCCAAACGTcgtcggggagggggtgggtgccCCCAAGATGGTTCCCACTTTGAGACATTTGAATACAGCCTGGCCCCACCCCGGGGATTGGAGTGCCGGTTGTTAGAAGAGGAGAATGCCATGCTCAGGAAGCGCGTGGAGGAGCTAAAGAAGCAGGTCAACAACTTATTGGCCACCAATGAAGTCTTGTTGGAGCAGAACGCCCAGTTCCGTAACCAGGCCAAAGTCATGACTCTTAGCTCCACGGCACCAGCCACGGAACAAACGTTGGCACCCAGTGTGGGCACTGTCACCAACTACAATCATGGCATTGCCCAGACACACACCACACTCAGCAGCCAGGCCCTGCAGCCTAGACCTGTATCCCAGCAAGAGCTTGTAGCCCCCACAGGTGCACCAGCTGCCCCACCGACTAATGCAGCACCTCCCACAGCCCCACCACCCCCTCACCTGAACCCAGAGATCACACCACTCTCAGCTGCCCTGGCCCAGACAATTGCCCAAGGCATGGCCCCACCGCCAGTCTCCATGGCCCCTGTGGCCGTGTCTGTTGCCCCTGTGGCTGTTTCAATGGCGCAGCCGCTGGCGGGAATCACAATGAGCCACACCACCACCCCCATGGTGACTTACCCCATTGCCTCACAGAGCATGCGCATCACTGCCATGCCACACTGA
- the PA2G4 gene encoding proliferation-associated protein 2G4, producing MSGEDEQQEQTIAEDLVVTKYKMGGDIANRVLRVVVEASTSGASVLGLCEKGDAMIMEETGKIFKKEKEMKKGIAFPTSISVNNCVCHFSPLKSDQDYILKEGDLVKIDLGVHVDGFIANVAHSFVVDASKGTPVTGRKADVIKAAHLCAEAALRLVKPGNQNTQVTDAWNKVAHSFNCTPIEGMLSHQLKQHVIDGEKTIIQNPTDQQKKDHEKAEFEVHEVYAVDVLVSSGEGKAKDAGQRTTIYKRDPSKQYGLKMKTSRAFFSEVERRFDAMPFTLRAFEDEKKARMGVVECAKHELLQPFNVLYEKEGEFVAQFKFTVLLMPNGPMRITSGPFEPELYKSELEVQDAELKALLQSSASRKTQKKKKKKASKTAENATTGETAEENEAGD from the exons ATGTCGGGCGAGGACGAGCAGCAGGAACAGACGATCGCCGAGGACCTGGTGGTGACCAAGTACAAGATGGGGGGCGACATCGCCAACC GAGTCCTGAGGGTGGTAGTAGAAGCATCAACCTCAGGTGCATCTGTGCTGGGTCTGTGTGAGAAGGGAGATGCCATGATCATGGAGGAGACAGGAAAGATcttcaagaaggaaaaggagatgaaaaaag GTATTGCCTTCCCTACAAGCATCTCGGTAAATAACTGTGTCTGTCACTTCTCCCCCTTGAAGAGCGACCAGGACTACATCCTCAAGGAGGGTGACTTAGTAAAAAT tgaCCTGGGAGTCCATGTGGATGGTTTCATTGCAAATGTGGCCCACAGTTTCGTGGTTGATGCATCTAAG GGCACCCCAGTGACAGGGAGAAAAGCAGATGTGATTAAGGCAGCTCATTTGTGTGCTGAGGCAGCTCTGCGTCTGGTCAAGCCTGGAAACCAG AACACACAAGTTACAGATGCCTGGAATAAAGTTGCCCATTCATTTAACTGCACACCAATAGAAG GGATGTTGTCTCACCAATTGAAGCAACACGTCATCGATGGAGAAAAAACCATCATTCAAAACCCCACAGACCAGCAGAA GAAGGACCATGAAAAAGCTGAGTTTGAAGTCCACGAAGTTTATGCTGTGGATGTTCTTGTGAGCTCAGGAGAGGGCAAG GCCAAGGATGCAGGACAGAGAACTACCATCTACAAACGAGATCCTTCAAAACAGTATGGtctgaaaatgaaaacttcccGTGCCTTTTTTAGCGAGGTGGAGAGGCGATTCGATGCCATGCCATTCACTCTCAG GGCatttgaagatgaaaagaaagccCGCATGGGTGTGGTGGAATGCGCTAAACATGAGCTACTACAACCATTCAATGTTCTGTATGAGAAGGAAG gTGAATTTGTTGCCCAGTTCAAATTCACAGTACTGCTCATGCCCAATGGTCCCATGCGGATAACCAGTGGTCCCTTTGAGCCTGAGCTGTACAAGTCTGAACTAGAAGTCCAGGATGCAGAGCTAAAG gcaCTCCTTCAGAGTTCAGCCAGTCGGAagacccagaaaaagaaaaaaaagaag GCCTCCAAGACTGCAGAGAATGCCACCACTGGGGAAACAGCAGAAGAGAATGAAGCCGGGGACTGA